One Ahaetulla prasina isolate Xishuangbanna chromosome 1, ASM2864084v1, whole genome shotgun sequence DNA window includes the following coding sequences:
- the RIPPLY2 gene encoding protein ripply2 isoform X1 — translation MVVDFRRNPSILPPLTILDNTVSTIETFKFLGPTISQDLKWTANIKTVIKKAQQKMFFLRQLRKLQLPKELLIQFYRGIIICTSITVWFGSAIQQDRHRLQRVIRTAEKIIATNLPSIEDLYTAQVKKRAVKIFTDLSHPGHKLFQLPPSKQCYRELHTRTTRHKNSLFLNAITLLNKEYPPHYQTIYLDYKLPKELLIQFYRGIIESVICTSITVWFSSATQQEKHRLQRIIRTAEKIIATNLPSIEDLYTARIKKRAVKIFTDPAHPGHKLFQLLPSKRRYRALHTRTTRHKNSFFPKAITLLNK, via the coding sequence atggtggtagactttaggagaaacccttccatacttccacctcttacaatactagacaacacagtatcaacaatagagaccttcaaatttctaggtcctaccatatcgcaagatctaaaatggacagctaacatcaaaaccgtcatcaaaaaagcacaacaaaaaatgttctttctgcgccaactcagaaagctccaactgcccaaggagctgctgatccagttctacagaggaattattatctgcacctctataactgtctggtttggttctgctatccaacaagacagacacagacttcagagggtcattagaactgcagaaaaaataattgctaccaacctgccttccattgaggacctgtatactgcacaagtgaaaaagagagctgtgaaaatatttacagatctctcacatcctggacataaactgtttcaactcccaccctcaaaacaatgctacagagaactgcacaccagaacaactagacacaagaacagtttattcctgaatgccatcactctgctaaacaaagaatacCCTccacactatcaaactatttatctGGActacaaactgcccaaggagctgctgattcagttctacagaggaattattgagtctgtcatttgcacctctataactgtctggttcagttctgcaacccaacaagaaaaacacagacttcagaggataattagaactgcagaaaaaataattgctaccaacctgccttccattgaggacctgtatactgcacgaatcaagaagagggccgtgaaaatatttacagaccccgcacatcctggacataaactgtttcaactcctaccctcaaaacgacgctatagagcactgcacaccagaacaactagacacaagaacagttttttcccgaaggccatcactctgctaaacaaataa